A genome region from Trueperaceae bacterium includes the following:
- the acpP gene encoding acyl carrier protein, translating to MDEQEILEKIRDIIADKLDADASEVTTESRFQEDLGADSLDVVELIMGLEDEFGVEISDEEAEGIRTVGDAVKFIAEKQ from the coding sequence GTGGACGAGCAAGAGATCCTCGAGAAGATCCGAGACATCATCGCCGACAAGCTTGACGCCGACGCCAGCGAGGTCACGACGGAGTCCCGCTTCCAGGAGGACCTCGGCGCCGACTCGCTCGACGTCGTCGAGCTGATCATGGGCCTGGAGGACGAGTTCGGCGTGGAGATCTCGGACGAGGAAGCCGAGGGCATCCGCACCGTCGGAGACGCCGTCAAGTTCATCGCCGAGAAGCAGTAA
- a CDS encoding DUF5060 domain-containing protein — translation MSRGPGRRASLVEYAYAAALAVLAAAGALAPAPTPPEAAPWRGPFPVVRLGEGAPPAPPTVRVNETLDLEVAVPAPRGDPYDAVAEATFTNDATGDAYRVQAFYAGGESGRALYRFRFTPTSAGEWRFDTASEVPGLDGRSGAVTAAPAALAGPLVAGGGRFLLTTAAGDLAPTTYNVLSGPGGPLEDLGDLPRDEDRLAAVLEERVAAAARLGFDAVHVVVAHEWFSLGTRRSDLLGSVQPDPRTFRVLETLAAVAHRHGLFLHLWQWGDETRRLSPLGIPADPTVPGDPGGQGGAAFDRLQRYIAARLGPLPNWTMSYGVDLDEWSDEDAVRAWAARLGELLPLPHLLAAVEEGSGPRAFDLGDDKLALVSRDLEGDALVTDTFGTALAELARARGRPLLLEADLLVSSDGPWDEDGLRRGLWRLALAGGVGAVWGLNDEPVPDPEQLRTFARFWEGRLPAASASSRLPGGGLALVAEDGRSGVVYVEDAGAVPLDALPAGAGAFAVDAAAPYDELPVDTSAGAWTAPRRSDWAVAFTAP, via the coding sequence GTGAGCCGCGGGCCGGGGCGGCGCGCCTCGCTCGTCGAGTACGCGTACGCCGCGGCCCTGGCCGTCCTGGCGGCGGCCGGCGCGCTGGCGCCGGCGCCCACGCCGCCGGAGGCCGCCCCCTGGAGGGGACCGTTCCCCGTCGTCAGGCTCGGCGAGGGCGCGCCGCCCGCGCCTCCCACCGTGCGCGTGAACGAGACCCTCGACCTCGAGGTCGCGGTGCCAGCGCCGCGCGGTGACCCGTACGACGCCGTGGCCGAGGCGACGTTCACGAACGACGCCACGGGGGACGCCTACCGGGTCCAGGCGTTCTACGCGGGCGGCGAGTCCGGCAGGGCCCTCTACCGCTTCCGCTTCACCCCGACCAGCGCCGGCGAGTGGCGCTTCGACACGGCCTCCGAGGTGCCCGGCTTGGACGGACGCTCCGGCGCGGTCACGGCCGCGCCCGCCGCGCTGGCCGGGCCGCTCGTCGCGGGCGGCGGGCGCTTCCTGCTCACCACCGCCGCGGGTGACCTGGCGCCGACGACCTACAACGTCCTCTCGGGACCGGGAGGGCCGCTCGAGGACCTCGGCGACCTGCCGCGCGACGAGGACCGCCTCGCCGCCGTCCTCGAGGAGCGCGTGGCCGCCGCCGCGCGCCTGGGCTTCGACGCCGTCCACGTCGTCGTGGCCCACGAGTGGTTCTCGCTGGGCACGCGGCGCTCGGACCTGCTCGGCTCGGTGCAGCCAGACCCGCGCACCTTCCGCGTCCTCGAGACGCTGGCCGCCGTCGCGCACCGTCACGGGCTCTTCCTGCACCTCTGGCAGTGGGGAGACGAGACGCGCCGGCTCTCGCCGCTCGGGATCCCCGCCGACCCCACGGTCCCAGGGGACCCCGGCGGCCAGGGCGGGGCGGCCTTCGACAGGCTGCAGCGCTACATCGCGGCCAGGCTGGGCCCGCTGCCGAACTGGACGATGTCGTACGGGGTCGACCTCGACGAGTGGTCCGACGAGGACGCCGTGCGCGCCTGGGCCGCGCGCTTGGGTGAGCTCCTGCCTCTTCCCCACCTCCTGGCGGCGGTCGAGGAGGGCAGCGGTCCGCGCGCCTTCGACCTCGGCGACGACAAGCTCGCCCTGGTGTCGCGCGACCTCGAAGGGGACGCCCTGGTCACCGACACGTTCGGCACCGCCCTGGCGGAGCTGGCGCGAGCCCGCGGCAGGCCGCTGCTCCTCGAGGCCGACCTGCTCGTCTCCTCCGACGGTCCGTGGGACGAGGACGGCCTGCGCCGCGGGCTGTGGCGGCTCGCGCTGGCCGGCGGGGTGGGCGCCGTCTGGGGGCTGAACGACGAGCCCGTCCCCGACCCCGAGCAGCTGAGGACGTTCGCCAGGTTCTGGGAGGGCCGCCTGCCCGCGGCGAGCGCGTCGTCGCGCCTGCCGGGCGGCGGGCTCGCCCTCGTGGCCGAGGACGGGCGCAGCGGCGTCGTCTACGTGGAGGACGCGGGCGCGGTGCCCCTGGACGCGCTGCCGGCAGGCGCCGGCGCCTTCGCCGTCGACGCGGCGGCGCCCTACGACGAGCTCCCCGTCGACACGTCGGCCGGCGCCTGGACGGCGCCCCGCCGCTCCGACTGGGCGGTGGCCTTCACGGCGCCGTGA
- the fabF gene encoding beta-ketoacyl-ACP synthase II produces the protein MRRVVVTGVGPVTPIGVGAAEFLAGQHEARNGIRRITRFDASDLSVQIAGEVDVDVSAYIERREARKLDRFVQLALIGAALALEDAGLSEDDVAGEHAGTCIGSGIGGLETWEAQSAVVHERGVMRMSPFFIPMLIANMASGHVAMRYGLTGPSSTVVTACATGSGNIGDAYRMIQRGDADIVFAGGTEACVTPMGIGGFAVMKALSTRNDSPETASRPFTASRDGFVAGEGAGILILEEYERAVSRGARIYAEIVGYATSADAHHITAPAPGGTGAARAVRWALRDAGIGPEDVGYINAHGTSTPANDLAETQAFKAVWEGHGPVPPVSSTKSMTGHMLGAAGGVEAIATVQAIYCGVLPPTRNYIDPDPELDLDYVPNVARRQQVDVAISTNFAFGGQNACLVFRRV, from the coding sequence ATGAGACGTGTCGTCGTCACCGGGGTCGGCCCCGTAACACCGATAGGGGTCGGCGCCGCCGAGTTCCTCGCCGGCCAGCACGAGGCCAGGAACGGCATCCGCCGCATCACGCGCTTCGACGCCTCCGACCTGAGCGTCCAGATCGCCGGGGAGGTGGACGTCGACGTGTCGGCCTACATCGAGCGGCGCGAGGCCAGGAAGCTCGACCGCTTCGTGCAGCTCGCGCTCATCGGCGCCGCGCTGGCCCTCGAGGACGCCGGCCTCAGCGAGGACGACGTCGCGGGCGAGCACGCGGGCACCTGCATCGGGTCCGGCATCGGCGGGCTCGAGACCTGGGAGGCGCAGTCGGCGGTCGTGCACGAGCGCGGCGTCATGCGCATGAGCCCGTTCTTCATCCCCATGCTGATCGCGAACATGGCCAGCGGTCACGTGGCCATGCGCTACGGGCTGACCGGGCCCAGCTCCACGGTCGTCACGGCCTGCGCCACCGGCTCCGGCAACATCGGCGACGCGTACCGGATGATCCAGCGCGGCGACGCCGACATCGTGTTCGCCGGCGGCACCGAGGCCTGCGTCACGCCCATGGGCATCGGCGGCTTCGCGGTCATGAAGGCGCTCTCGACGCGCAACGACTCCCCCGAGACGGCGAGCCGGCCCTTCACCGCCTCGCGCGACGGCTTCGTCGCGGGCGAGGGGGCCGGCATCCTGATCCTCGAGGAGTACGAGCGGGCCGTGAGCCGCGGCGCGCGCATCTACGCCGAGATCGTCGGCTACGCCACCAGCGCCGACGCCCACCACATCACGGCGCCCGCCCCCGGCGGCACCGGCGCCGCCAGGGCCGTGCGCTGGGCGCTGCGCGACGCCGGCATCGGCCCGGAGGACGTGGGCTACATCAACGCGCACGGCACGAGCACCCCGGCCAACGACCTGGCCGAGACCCAGGCGTTCAAGGCCGTGTGGGAGGGCCATGGGCCGGTGCCGCCGGTGAGCAGCACGAAGTCGATGACGGGCCACATGCTCGGCGCCGCCGGCGGCGTCGAGGCCATCGCCACGGTGCAGGCGATCTACTGCGGGGTCCTGCCGCCGACCCGCAACTACATCGACCCCGACCCCGAGCTCGACCTCGACTACGTGCCGAACGTGGCCCGCCGGCAGCAGGTGGACGTCGCGATCTCGACGAACTTCGCCTTCGGCGGGCAGAACGCCTGCCTGGTGTTCAGGCGCGTGTGA
- the fabG gene encoding 3-oxoacyl-[acyl-carrier-protein] reductase has protein sequence MQGDGRVVLVTGSSRGIGRETAAYLGERGYRVAVHYASSAGPAEELVARLQAAGGEAAAFGADVADPDACAALVREVSERFGGLDVLVNNAGITRDGLALRMKDDDWRSVIDTDLSAAFYLSRAALRHLLRSEAGRIVNVSSVVALRGNVGQANYVAAKAGLIGLTKALAREYGGRGVTVNAVAPGFIESDMTDALPEELRQRYLQEIPAGRFGSPRDVAHAVAYLVSREAGYVNGQTLAVDGGMVMP, from the coding sequence ATGCAGGGTGACGGTCGCGTCGTTCTCGTCACGGGCTCGAGCCGCGGCATCGGCCGCGAGACCGCCGCCTACCTGGGCGAGCGCGGCTACCGCGTGGCCGTGCACTACGCCAGCTCGGCGGGGCCGGCCGAGGAGCTCGTCGCCCGGCTCCAGGCCGCGGGCGGCGAGGCCGCCGCCTTCGGGGCCGACGTCGCCGACCCCGATGCCTGCGCCGCGCTGGTGAGGGAGGTGTCCGAGCGCTTCGGCGGCCTCGACGTCCTCGTGAACAACGCCGGCATCACGCGCGACGGGCTGGCGCTGCGCATGAAGGACGACGACTGGCGCAGCGTCATCGACACCGACCTCTCGGCGGCCTTCTACCTCTCGCGCGCCGCGCTCAGGCACCTGCTGAGGAGCGAGGCGGGGCGCATCGTGAACGTCAGCTCGGTCGTCGCGCTGCGCGGCAACGTCGGACAGGCGAACTACGTCGCGGCGAAGGCGGGCCTCATCGGCCTGACTAAGGCGCTGGCCCGGGAGTACGGCGGACGCGGCGTGACCGTGAACGCCGTCGCGCCGGGCTTCATCGAGTCGGACATGACGGACGCGCTGCCCGAGGAGCTGAGGCAGCGCTACCTGCAGGAGATCCCCGCGGGGCGCTTCGGCTCGCCTCGCGACGTGGCGCACGCCGTGGCGTACCTCGTCAGCCGGGAGGCTGGCTACGTCAACGGCCAGACCCTGGCTGTTGACGGTGGCATGGTCATGCCGTAA